In the genome of Acanthopagrus latus isolate v.2019 chromosome 17, fAcaLat1.1, whole genome shotgun sequence, the window TCAgccaaaaacatttgaaagatGTGTGAAAAGACTGTTTTTCACTTCTCACACTGGCTTTTATCCATAATTTAACGCTTCTACGTGAGCCTGCTGGCAAAACAGTCATGCAGGGTATTTACTGTACATAATGGAATCCCTTTCCCCATCAATATACATcttaattaataaatattattGACACCATCATTATCAAGTTAGACTGTTAGTGTGCTTTGATATTACATCACAGGTTCATCAAATGTCTTTGAATAGCACAACCAACTGGCAGGTCagcatcactttttttctcattcaaacATCTGATGCAACACAGTGAGAACAAAGCATCAAAAGTGAAGCGATGCTCGAACTTCCCAAAGACTTCAGTGATCAGTGTCCTATGATCTTTCAGCACGatttgaacacacactcacgcacacacacatgcatacacacacacacacattgtcgAAAAGAGATAACACTTTGGCCGCTCGCTCGCAAATATGTTGTGCTTTAGGTCTGTATTTTTTCCAGAACAGTCAGAGAGCAGGAAGCCACACTAAAGGGAGAAGACGTCGGAGATGAGACGGACATTTCACGTCGACCACAGTGCAGGAAGCTCCCCCGAGAAAGATCTCAACACGTTCTAGTTGGAAAATGCTGAAGAGAAGCTGTGACTGGACAGTGTTGAATTTACAAAACCTCTTATTATCAAAAATGATGGTGACTGTTGTGTTCATTTATTAAGAGGGGCCACCGAGTGGcatcacacattaaaaacaattatgTGGAAATGAGATGCTGGGAGGCGTTTAcatctctcagcctcagtgGGTTATCTTTTACCCCTTTTCGACCGAGGAGGTTCAGGTGCTGGTTCAGAACCAGTGCCTACTCTGGAAGATGCCAGAGTGGCATCAACAATTTGACCCACTTAGGTCAGAAGCTGAGGGCAGAGTTAGTCGAGACCAAGGACCCACTAAAACCACTTACGACTGCCATTTTCAGAATCCAGATCTATTGTAGCATGTTCTGATTCATCTACAGGggaacaaaccaaaaaaattgGACACCGAATCGAAGCAGCAGTGTTCCGAGGACCTGTAATGTTTGGATGCCAATAAAGCCATGCAAAGCCAGGAGCAACAGTCGATGTTGTCTGCCAGAGATTTTCCTAGAAATGATGGGAAATTGGAGATGTACACAGCGTCTGAACAGCGGCTTTCATGCCCGTGGAGGGCAAACCAGGCAAACCAGTTCTTAAAAGTTTTTCAGGGTTGAaccagcccagaaccagcaCTCAATCCACTTTGGTCGAAAGGGGATATTCTTGGGAAGTAATTaaccaaagagaaagagaggagaggtttgctctcctctgacagacacacataaataaaGGAGAACAGAAAGCGCAGTTACTCCTTGCCCTGATGCTTCGACTGGCAGCAGACACAGTGACGGTTACAGGAGTCAGATGTAGAGCAGATGACAAGCAAACTGTGTCAAACCACaatgaaagcaacaaaaacatggGTCGCTGGTTAACACTGCATGTTTTAGAGCCCACATACTACAACTGAGGCGAGAAATTCAAATAATTTCTTTGACATTGTCCAGTGGGTCATGCTCCGACCCAGAAAAGTACCAGTTTTCCCAAATGAAGGCGTGTGAAGGGGCGTCCCATGGAGGAGGGCCACCGTGAGGGGGGGAGTACTGGCATGGAGCGGTACATTATATGTGACAAATGTTGAGGAAATGAGTGACAAGGAGTCATCATATGCAGGGTGTAATCCAGTAGAGGGAGGCGGGTTATTACACAGTTTATGGGGCAGGAGATGTGATGGGGTCGCCACTGCGTCTCGCATAGCCGAGGGATCAGGGAAGGATCGCGATTCATTTGGCTTTGATTTCCGTGTAGTTGCTGCCGTCATCCCCCCTCCCTGAGGCCCCCTCCCTGGGCCTGGCCCCGATAAACTCCAGAGCAGCGTAATTCAGCTCTTGCCTCTCCAGTCCTGCCATAGAGCCCACAGGTTGATAATCCCCGTCTTCTCCCTGCAGACAGAAGCACGAATCAGCGGCACATATCACTGGAAAGGTGCCGGCGACACCTTGGATGACAGACGAGTGCGACAGACACCATAAAGAAAAGATGTTAGGGGTTACTGGTCGACAACTGACAGGGAGATTGAGATGTTTCCTGTTAGGTTTGGCAGTTTGTGTTAGCAATGAGGCAGCCATGCAGAAGGCAGTTTCGGAAACAAACGGCAGTGTACAGGACACAGAAGCTGATATGCGAGGAGATGCATCTGTCACTgatgcttgtgttttttggtttttttttaatggggaTTCGTTTAGGAACCTTACCGTAGTCTCCTCTAGAATGGAGTTAAACTTTGAGCCCAACAGCTCTGTCTTAAGCTGTGCAAGAGTtaggggagagaaaaacagacagaaaaacgcAGAGAAGCGATGAAAGCAAGAGAAAACAGTGTTTGGAAAGGTCATGGTTGGAGCTACTGGACTGCTGGTGGGAGAGATTCCTTTATTACCTCATTTTCAGAGGTCAAAATGGGGtgtcatattattttttttacaactcgTTACACAATACTACAACCCCAAACAATCCGAGAATGGTCACCCAACCCATCCTccatcataatcataatcattgACATCAGCATGTCTCACCACTTTCTTCCTCAGATTTTGTTTGTCCTTCTTGACTGCGCTGTAGTACAAAGCTGGGTTCTCCAGGACCACGTCCTGCCTAGGGTTGCCATTCTCTCTGGGGGACGGAGTCACATAATCAGACTCGGTCTCGACTGCGACTAACGCAGGGTGACACGCCAAGCCTGGGcatccattttaaaacaacaagctCTGTGAGGTTATGCTGGAGGCCAACTGTGGCTGTGAGTGACGTGGTTATTTTTATGGGTTTAGTCGCTGAGCTCACACCCACTTCAGGGGTGATTTGCCAGAGAAAGCTTGCAAATTTGGGGGTCCAAATATGCCTTGAGGCTAAAATAAAGCACCTTGGTTAAGAGGGCTGCCCGGGTTGTATTTAGCGTAGCAGGTCAAGGATACAGAAGCGGTGTCAGAGCAGGGAATTGGGCCTGCAAAATATAAGGTTAGTCCAGCTTTCTAACCCACTCCGCAAGGCAGCCAATGTGGATCTCCAAGGATTTCAACTGGGACTTGTCCTGGCAAATAAACTGAAATTGCTTTGGAGAAAATGATTCTCACGTCCACATCAGTCCCACATTCACTCgtatacaatgtgtgtgtgttttagaatgGATGACAAGGCTTAAGTGTCTCCTTGGATGGCAGAAAATGCTTAGTGAGGAAAAACGACTACTTCTGCCTCGCATTGGCCTCTCCATTAGTTTGTCATTGATACTCACTTCTTGTTGTTGTGGCCAACGTATCTCACTGCTGCGATGATGAAGGCTATGACCGCCACTCCTCCAATGGTGCCGACTATGACTGCCATCAtgtacttttctgcaaacaaaGGTGATCAAAGTTAGATATGAGGACATGCGACTTATTTgggagcactatgtagtttaaGGGAAGTAAATtgaatcagaagaaaaaagatcttcattgactgattttttttttttatgcctaatcaaactaaataaacaaactgaccttaaaggacagcacagtcTCATACTAtttaactgtgtttatatgtggcggaccctgccacctttcaagcttcaaacagtcttattttcctttgagaacagcttgtttattcagcatgTTAGAGTTTGTATTATTCCCTCAATAATATTGTCAGTATTGAGTGTGAatttcatctccaaaactacacaatgcccctttaatttacacacagaaaaatggtGCACTTAGTATATAATTagatagaaataaaaatagaggGATTGCTCATTTAATCGCAGCACAAATGCATCAAGTTAGTAGAAAATCCACCATTTATGATGTCCATCATGTCGTTTATGAGGATGACGGCATCTCAAGgataaaactgacatttttctatatttttctttttgtcttagTGTCCAACGAATCCAGTGaagagaccaaaaccaacaatgtgcTATGTTTGTTTTCGGAGCGTTCCCACAAGTGCAAATAATGTGCACAACTGATGGGCAAAAAGAGAAGAAGCACTTAATCCTTACGAAGCAGCTAACCACGGTGCTATGGAGTACACTGGAAGGAAGCCTAAATAATCACAGTATTTATTCTCAAGCCTGGTGTCCCAGTCCTCTCTGATATTTCTGCCATGCTTGAGATTTTTTACTTAAGTCCTGGCTGTATCAGAGAACAGAGCAGACTTGGGGGATTTCTAactttttcatcatctttctcTAAAGTTACAAGTCAAAATGTTGCTGCCTTAACTTTGGTTGCAAAACCAGGTGAAAAATCAGGCTTATGTTCCCTTTTCTCCACAGTGTCAAGTTGTGGTGTGAAAGCTGTCTATATCTCAACAACTGAAGGCACCAATTTCCCTCCTTTCCTACTCAACATGTAAATATTATAAACCAAActtgaaaaatacagaatagtGTGATTTCTTAAAAAGGCTTAAAACTGTATTTCTTAGGAAACACCACTcaaaaagagaggaaataatgCATTCGACTATTTTCTGCAGCAGATCCgtacacatttaatttacagcAGTAAGACAACATATACAAAACCTGAAAGCGTCAGATGGTTTGTCACGCAAGAACCATCTGGGAAAACACTGTGCGAAACTCTTTGGAAAAGagcagacatttaaaaaaaaaaaatacttggcaggtaTTTTGGGagatgaaccatctgtctatcacaGGCTAACCTCTTCCAGTCGgatcaacagtaggagagcgCTACAACCAGCGGAAGCCAGTTGGTAAATTGCAGTCAGTAGGGAGAAGAAGCCTTCAGAagctttctttgcttttctttcaatAAAATATACTACACACTTCCGATACGACAACAACTGCATCCTTTGCTAGTCGTCACACTTGAACAACGGGCAATCTCTGGCTGACCGTAGTTTCTTAAAGGACACTGATTGTTTCAACACCTGCGTGTGTCAGCCGTGGGATCGACTCAACACAGTGCTGTTGGTCAGGGGAGTGAAGGATGTAATACAAGATAGATAAGACTTTGGCGACACTAATAATACTTTTCAGTGAGAtcaatatattgttgttttgtttcatggaATGTGTTGACaaatctgtgactttgtgacatcacactgtgtcaccatgtcacacatttgatcATTTATGCCCAGCGGCAACTATGACACATCAGAGTTAattcagcacagctgctttgttgttgttaaggTCGCttgctcaggtgtgtgtcacCTGACCAAACAGAAGAGACTGGGTATAaaggagagggggttggggggtgcttaaagagacaggaactaaaacagagtgattcatacagagctgcagcactggacagtataaGAAAACTTTTATATGAGAGTTtaatatgtctcctttgaaGAATACTAAAggaaagatgatgaaaaagagGCAGAAGGAGGGAAATTCTCGTACGATTTAATCAAACATCATAACAggaatcaaaaataaatcatcagtttcagtgttcagtttgtctgtaCTCACTCTCCTGCTGTAGCTCCAGGTGTACGCTTTCTCTTCCGTACATGTTGTACATGCTGCAGTGAACGTTGACAGCAGGGCCGTTGTCGATCCGCTCGCCTTTCTCCCTGAGCTTGATCATACCGGTGGAggtgtgtccgtctgtgtgcGTGTAGAAGTTGTACCGCCCGTCCGTTTCGTTGATGGTGACGTTCAGGTCGGGCAGGTAGAACTCGATGGTGGGTTCAGGGTTTCCTGTGGCCATGCAGACACACTGGACGCCCTCCCTCACCACCGTGCACTTGGACTCCTCCAGAAAGACCGGGGCATCTGTTGAGGGTATTTGAAAAAGCTTCAGAGAGGCTCATTacagatcatttgtttttctacgTCCTACTAAGTCACTCACACTCGACAGTGATGTTCAGGGAGCTGCTGGCTCTTCCGTGCTCGTTCTCAGCCAGGCAGCGGTACTGCCCGTCTCCCTGCGGTGTGATCTCCAGGATCTCCAGCACTGACAGCTCGTCAGCGGTGATGGTGCCCACCAGCTCCCCGTCCTTCAGCCAGGTGAGGGTCGGGGCCGGGCTGCCCTGGGTGCTACAGTGCAGGGCCAGCGAGGTTCCCTCTTGTACCGTCATGGAGTCGTTCACCACGGGCTCACGGGGAGGGTCTGCAGTGAGATGTAGAGATATTCAGGGTCTGAGTTTGGGTTACTGGCTTTAATTTCAAGAGACGATAATTAGTTAAATCTGTAgtaagtgatttgtttttttgaccgCGCTGAGCAGCAGACATCCAGCAATGCTatcattcatttaaaaccaACTCCTGAGGAAAACATTGTCTCTTAAGCTGTTAAATGTTCACAagtctctcactgtgtctctctgctgttacagtgttttgttttaagtgtttttactGAAAACAGACGCCTGCTGCATCCAAGAACTACACAGAGCAGtaagcaaagcaaaaaatagTAAAGCTGAGAGTTAGTCGGGTTAACAGTGAGCTGAACATCACTGTAAAGCTCCATAAAGCTGAGGGTCATTCAttctgtgtgttcatcagtgtgAGCGACCTctttcacaaaaaatgttttctataCAGTTACTAATTACCTGTTAAGATCTATGAGaacactttattcaatcttaatAACAAATGTATATTCTggataaatacttttttttttattatgtattatacAACCCGTGAAATAAATTTGACATTGTTGCTCACTGTATGTGTTGAGCCTCTCAGCAGAGGGAGGTTCTCTGTCTCCGTCTAAAAtaaactgtatgtttgttttaattgattcaAATGTTCAGTGATTACTTTGGGCAGAGATTCCTGTATCATCAACATCTCCTCCAAACTTCTCACATTTTTGCTGTTAAAGAGGAAGGTTCCAGCTCCATACTACTAGTTTGAGTATGTAGTGAgctcccacagaaaaaaataattcattttttttatgtgtgataTTTATCAACACTGACGATGAAAGGCGCAAAGAAACTACACAGAGAATGTGGTGATTTAGTTTCAGGGAGATCTcagaacacagaaaatatcaaatctttggattcttgttttgtttcttgtgatGAAGTTAAATTGTCAGTAGCCCTCTCGGGTCACAGTGTGATTGTTTCAGCGGCGCTCCGTGTTTATTTggaacaaaaaaggaaattgatTTGTGATAGCATTAGTGTGCTGTGTGGATTTGGGACGCAGCACCGCTCGTCCAATACACCTTTTTTATTGTTCTGCCATTTCCTCTCCGTGGCTCTGAAGCTCTGTGGTGAATATTGATTAATTGGCAGAGGAAGGACAGGTTAGAAAATACTGAGCATACGGATCAACAACAGCTGGAGTCTTGATTTGAGAAGATTCTGTGAATGTTATGaggcttttttatttgttttctgttatttgtaGTTGTTGTAAATCCAGGCTGACAACGCCTGCCTGTGactttgtctttattgtttctGATGTAAGAAATCAAACTAATTCCTCTGTTGTTACTTATTCTAAACCATCTCCTGTTGTGTCCCTCTTACCTACTACATACTTATTCTATAAagtatttacaatatatatGTTGGAACTGTGACACAGCTGCCGTCTCAGGGACTTACACTTGACAGCAAGGTACAGCGAGGTGTTCATGACGCCGTAGCTGTTTTCCCCGACGCAGGTGTAGATCCCCTCCTGCTCAGGCGTCACATCgtccagagggagggagatgttGGACGCCGTGTCCCACACAAGCTCCTGGTCGCCGAACATCCAGAAGATCCTGGGAGGAGGGTTACTGTCCACCTCgcagtgcagcatcacagagctGCCCTCCATCACCTCTGAGGACACGTTCACCCAAACGGAGCGTGGGGCATCTGGGAGAGGAAGTAAGGCGGAGGATTTAATGTCCgaaaagcagagaaatatacaagtttcttttttatgtttggcATACACTGCAGGAGTTGCAGTGCATCAGAACAACAATGCAGATTCTGCGTATCCTGACTGATTCTGTAGCTATTCTTGTAGGCTAACACTGCAAATGTCAATGTCGGTCTGTCTCCCATTCACTTCGGACCAGACTGAATTACCTCAACAACCGTTTGTTAGATTCTAGACGTGGAAGAATATTATTCTGAAAAGCTGACTCTGCTCTTGCTCCCCTTCACTGTGTTACTGTCAACTGGAAGTAGGCTTCAGGCTTAAGTCAACTTAAATGATGGTTGCTGCACGACACAAACACTACACCATCATGACTCACTGCCTGAAAGCCACTCAAGAAAGAAATTTGCTTGAGTGGGATTCATAATTACTTCTGGGATTCTAGTGTGGCATGTCAGACACAAcgttattattgttattatctgCCTGCATTTAAACTCCAAAATCACTGGAGGCTGGCCGTCATTTGCAACGATGGTGAGCAAAGACAAACAGTCCATTGGAGGCTGTAGACAGAGGTGGGAAAGTGCTTTTTAACTTACACTTGATGTCTAGAGAGATGAGCCTCTCATAGACCAGGGTGGTGTTGGGATAGTAGACCCTGCAGCCCAGGAGCTGCCCGTTGTGCATGGGTCTGGGTGTGAAGGTGAGGGTGCTGGAGAGAACCGCCGTGTTGCTCTCCTCCAGGTAGTCAGAGCTGAACTCCGGGTCGGGCAGGTAGTCGGTGTACATCCACTGGATCTCTGGAGTCATGTCGGGGCAGTTGTCCGGAGCGTAGCATGTCAGCTCCAGACTCTCGTCGCTGACGATCTCCTCTGGGACATCGATGTTGGGTTGATCTGGTCgacatgaatgaaaaaagacattacTGGATTTATTTAATGTATAATATAAGATGAACTTTAATTGTAAAGCAGCATTTTATCTTATCTAGATGGATGAAATTGttatatttaatacatttaactATGACTTTACCATTAGCGctaaaactgtttgtttttttgttttttttccatatttctgGTTTATTGGTCACagttttgtgtatatttcactCTGATCAGTGTCTTACCCAGAACCTTGAGCTCAGAGAAGTCCGGGAAGGTATACATGTTGGCTCCACCGAGATCAGCACGAAAGTAGTATCTCCCTGAGTGCTCAGCGCCGATGTTGTTGATGAGCAGAGTGCAGTTCCTCTGGTGCAGGTCGCCCAGCAGCTTGGTGCGGCCCTTGTAGCTCTCGTGCACGATGTCTGTGCGTGTTTTGAAGACGACGGGAGGGAAGAGCTGAGGGTACGGCTGGCCAAAGTACCAGATACCGTGAACGCCGCGGTACGGCCTGATGCCGGACGGATACATGAAGGTGCACGGGATGACCACACAGGAGTTCGTCATGGCCGAGATGTCCCGAGGGACCCAAACGTTCCACTGGCAACTGGCATCTGAGAGAAGATCAGAGACAGACATTAAGATAAGAAATACTTACAGTTACATAAGAATAAAATCAATATAGTCATGAAactaaaataatatttgaaGCATAAGAGTGTTTTCTGGACTCTCAGAAAAACCCTCAGacagttaaaatgtcttttttctcacAGCATGGTCATGACGAGTCTGAGTTTGTTCATAAAGGAGACCAGTTGTGCCCTTTGCATTTcctttcttcagtgttttatactGGAccttgtgcatgtaaaagatcttgaaagttataAAGGTCAAAATCTACACCAACAGAAGCTGCTTTGTCCCACAGAAGAtgctgctcctgaaatgcctcgtcagtagcctctgcctttaattcagtgactttgtgacatcacactacgtaAAAGAGTCACATTTGTATAATTCATGCGGAGCAGCTAGTTTGGCCTTTAAGACTAaattagcacagctgctctgttgttgtttttgttgttgttgttgttggctgggaccaatcagagcagactgggtattcaggaggaggggccttaaagagacaggagctaaaccagaatgtttcagacagaaaatgataataaaatgtcTATGTTAAGGTCTAATATGACCATGCTGTGTCCGTAATGGCATTTTAATATAAAGTGTGTAAAAAAGCAAAGGATCACCTCAGTAGTACCCAGAAGAATCTCTAATAAGTAAGAtagatgaaattaaaatgagatATTGTATAATGTCATAGTGTGATATTGTCAATTAATATTGCATCTGAGACTGAAAAAATAGTATTGCATGCCTTCGTTAATGTACCATCAGACAGCAAAGAGGTACAGAAATGTATTACCATTGATGATCAACAGCAGTGGTAAGAGCAGCTCCAAACACCACATGGTCTCTGCTCAGCGCTGGACCATAGACCTCTGGAACACAACACATCCTGTCAGTTACAGCACATGCATCATCGAGAGAAAAATAACCGGAACTGTCTTGTTTACAGCACGGGTGCTGCTGATGACTCAGATGCTGCGTTTACCTCAGAGAATGACACAAATAATCTAAATGTTATTGAGATTTAACAGTTTAGTTTCTGACTTTGAAGCTCAGCGCAGTACCTCGATCCAAAACCAGaatgaaattaattttttttaaggttaaaggaacactgtgtagttttgtagaagcagttcaaattcagaatttcaatatttataacattaatgaggtaatagtacaaatatgtattttcccataactgaataaacaaactgttctcagaggaaaataaggtccctataatactgtttgaagatagaaaggtggcagggtccgccacatataaacaaagtgtgttttcctttaagttcagtttggTTATTTagcttattcagtcatgaaaacaaagagagtttgtttatttagtttgtttaggcataaaataATTGGTCGATGataatctttctcttctgattaaaactacGAAGTGCATGTTTAACGGTGTTTTTACTGACTCAATGATCACCGAAATTGATGTTTGCATGAGTTCCTCCTCAAAGTCtaacatttttccatttccaatttgatgttttcat includes:
- the LOC119006847 gene encoding myelin-associated glycoprotein-like isoform X3, with amino-acid sequence MWCLELLLPLLLIINDASCQWNVWVPRDISAMTNSCVVIPCTFMYPSGIRPYRGVHGIWYFGQPYPQLFPPVVFKTRTDIVHESYKGRTKLLGDLHQRNCTLLINNIGAEHSGRYYFRADLGGANMYTFPDFSELKVLDQPNIDVPEEIVSDESLELTCYAPDNCPDMTPEIQWMYTDYLPDPEFSSDYLEESNTAVLSSTLTFTPRPMHNGQLLGCRVYYPNTTLVYERLISLDIKYAPRSVWVNVSSEVMEGSSVMLHCEVDSNPPPRIFWMFGDQELVWDTASNISLPLDDVTPEQEGIYTCVGENSYGVMNTSLYLAVKYPPREPVVNDSMTVQEGTSLALHCSTQGSPAPTLTWLKDGELVGTITADELSVLEILEITPQGDGQYRCLAENEHGRASSSLNITVEYAPVFLEESKCTVVREGVQCVCMATGNPEPTIEFYLPDLNVTINETDGRYNFYTHTDGHTSTGMIKLREKGERIDNGPAVNVHCSMYNMYGRESVHLELQQEKKYMMAVIVGTIGGVAVIAFIIAAVRYVGHNNKKEKTGIINLWALWQDWRGKS
- the LOC119006847 gene encoding myelin-associated glycoprotein-like isoform X4, translated to MWCLELLLPLLLIINDASCQWNVWVPRDISAMTNSCVVIPCTFMYPSGIRPYRGVHGIWYFGQPYPQLFPPVVFKTRTDIVHESYKGRTKLLGDLHQRNCTLLINNIGAEHSGRYYFRADLGGANMYTFPDFSELKVLDQPNIDVPEEIVSDESLELTCYAPDNCPDMTPEIQWMYTDYLPDPEFSSDYLEESNTAVLSSTLTFTPRPMHNGQLLGCRVYYPNTTLVYERLISLDIKYAPRSVWVNVSSEVMEGSSVMLHCEVDSNPPPRIFWMFGDQELVWDTASNISLPLDDVTPEQEGIYTCVGENSYGVMNTSLYLAVKYPPREPVVNDSMTVQEGTSLALHCSTQGSPAPTLTWLKDGELVGTITADELSVLEILEITPQGDGQYRCLAENEHGRASSSLNITVEYAPVFLEESKCTVVREGVQCVCMATGNPEPTIEFYLPDLNVTINETDGRYNFYTHTDGHTSTGMIKLREKGERIDNGPAVNVHCSMYNMYGRESVHLELQQEKKYMMAVIVGTIGGVAVIAFIIAAVRYVGHNNKNLRQSCWAQSLTPF
- the LOC119006847 gene encoding myelin-associated glycoprotein-like isoform X1; this encodes MWCLELLLPLLLIINDASCQWNVWVPRDISAMTNSCVVIPCTFMYPSGIRPYRGVHGIWYFGQPYPQLFPPVVFKTRTDIVHESYKGRTKLLGDLHQRNCTLLINNIGAEHSGRYYFRADLGGANMYTFPDFSELKVLDQPNIDVPEEIVSDESLELTCYAPDNCPDMTPEIQWMYTDYLPDPEFSSDYLEESNTAVLSSTLTFTPRPMHNGQLLGCRVYYPNTTLVYERLISLDIKYAPRSVWVNVSSEVMEGSSVMLHCEVDSNPPPRIFWMFGDQELVWDTASNISLPLDDVTPEQEGIYTCVGENSYGVMNTSLYLAVKYPPREPVVNDSMTVQEGTSLALHCSTQGSPAPTLTWLKDGELVGTITADELSVLEILEITPQGDGQYRCLAENEHGRASSSLNITVEYAPVFLEESKCTVVREGVQCVCMATGNPEPTIEFYLPDLNVTINETDGRYNFYTHTDGHTSTGMIKLREKGERIDNGPAVNVHCSMYNMYGRESVHLELQQEKKYMMAVIVGTIGGVAVIAFIIAAVRYVGHNNKKENGNPRQDVVLENPALYYSAVKKDKQNLRKKVLKTELLGSKFNSILEETTGEDGDYQPVGSMAGLERQELNYAALEFIGARPREGASGRGDDGSNYTEIKAK
- the LOC119006847 gene encoding myelin-associated glycoprotein-like isoform X2; protein product: MWCLELLLPLLLIINDASCQWNVWVPRDISAMTNSCVVIPCTFMYPSGIRPYRGVHGIWYFGQPYPQLFPPVVFKTRTDIVHESYKGRTKLLGDLHQRNCTLLINNIGAEHSGRYYFRADLGGANMYTFPDFSELKVLDQPNIDVPEEIVSDESLELTCYAPDNCPDMTPEIQWMYTDYLPDPEFSSDYLEESNTAVLSSTLTFTPRPMHNGQLLGCRVYYPNTTLVYERLISLDIKYAPRSVWVNVSSEVMEGSSVMLHCEVDSNPPPRIFWMFGDQELVWDTASNISLPLDDVTPEQEGIYTCVGENSYGVMNTSLYLAVKYPPREPVVNDSMTVQEGTSLALHCSTQGSPAPTLTWLKDGELVGTITADELSVLEILEITPQGDGQYRCLAENEHGRASSSLNITVEYAPVFLEESKCTVVREGVQCVCMATGNPEPTIEFYLPDLNVTINETDGRYNFYTHTDGHTSTGMIKLREKGERIDNGPAVNVHCSMYNMYGRESVHLELQQEKKYMMAVIVGTIGGVAVIAFIIAAVRYVGHNNKKENGNPRQDVVLENPALYYSAVKKDKQNLRKKVGEDGDYQPVGSMAGLERQELNYAALEFIGARPREGASGRGDDGSNYTEIKAK